A single region of the Triticum dicoccoides isolate Atlit2015 ecotype Zavitan chromosome 2B, WEW_v2.0, whole genome shotgun sequence genome encodes:
- the LOC119365594 gene encoding ribosome biogenesis protein BRX1 homolog 2-like, which translates to MAKKRKRSSDAPAPAAVEKPDDSAPERPERTLFGFKDSAAEPASKDAGPFFRNKEKVLITCSRRIIYRYRHLMQNVVSLLPHAKKDSKVESKQSKGSALNELVELRSCSSCLFFECRKQKDLYLWMVKSPAGPSVKFLVNAVHTMEELKLTGNHLKGSRPLLTFSSNFEQQPHWKLLKEMITQIFATPKDHRKAKPFHDHVFVFSIVDDHIWFRNYQISVPHNEIDKVDKGGLDKMTLVEVGPRFCLNPIKIFGGSFGGPTLFENPFYVSPNQIRALEKRKKAGKYAKKVKAKVRRKMHEMENTLEPDEFADLWKGEE; encoded by the exons ATGGCGAAGAAGAGGAAGCGCAGCTCCGATGCTCCCGCCCCTGCTGCCGTAGAGAAGCCTGACGACTCTGCCCCCGAGCGCCCGGAACGCACCCTCTTTGGGTTCAAGGACTCGGCCGCCGAGCCTGCTTCTAAGGACGCTGGGCCGTTCTTCCGGAACAAGGAGAAGGTGCTCATTACGTGCTCCCGCCGCATCATTTACAG GTACCGGCATCTGATGCAGAACGTGGTGTCACTACTGCCGCACGCCAAGAAGGACAGCAAGGTTGAGTCTAAGCAGAGCAAGGGCAGCGCGCTGAACGAGCTGGTCGAGCTCAGGAGCTGCTCCAGCTGCCTCTTTTTCGAG TGCAGAAAACAGAAAGATCTTTACCTTTGGATGGTCAAGTCCCCTGCAGGGCCATCCGTGAAATTTCTAGTCAATGCTG TTCACACCATGGAGGAACTGAAGCTCACCGGCAACCATCTGAAAGGGTCACGTCCTCTGCTAACATTTTCTTCAAATTTTGAACAGCAACCTCATTGGAAGCTCTTGAAGGAAATGATAACACAA ATTTTTGCTACTCCAAAAGATCATAGGAAGGCAAAACCTTTTCATGATCATGTTTTTGTGTTCTCCATCGTGGATGACCACATTTGGTTCAGAAATTACCAG ATATCTGTACCCCACAATGAGATTGACAAAGTTGATAAAGGAGGCCTAGATAAAATGACACTTGTTGAG GTTGGCCCCAGGTTCTGTTTGAATCCAATAAAAATATTTGGTGGTAGTTTTGGTGGCCCCACATTGTTCGAGAACCCATTCTATGTGTCTCCCAATCAG ATCCGCGCACTGGAGAAGCGGAAGAAGGCAGGCAAGTACGCCAAGAAGGTGAAGGCCAAGGTGAGGAGGAAGATGCACGAGATGGAGAACACCCTCGAGCCTGATGAGTTTGCTGATCTTTGGAAAGGGGAAGAGTAG